The segment TCCAGCCTATCATCATGCCATGGGGAACACTCAGGTATTGTATTGTCATCAGGATCTGTGATTTCAATCATTACATTTTGCAGTTCCTTTGTTAAGGTTCCTCGTTCATCTGTCACTTCATGACCTTCAAGCATTATTTTCTTTACGCATGTCAGCCATGCCTTTGCTATTGAATTTGTTCGAATAAACTTTGCCATATCTAAACACCATTATTTCTAATACTTTGAATAACTTCCAATTTGCCCCTGGCTATATCATCATCAAGCATTCTCATACCGCAGTCTGGGTCAATTAGGAGATTTTCTTTATCAATTATTTTACACACATCTGTTACAGTTTTTCTTACATCACTTTCATCATCTACGGATTCGAGTTTTGTGTTAAGACAACCGATTCCTATTTGTTTGTTACATTCAGGAGTCCAGGCCTTTTTCAATGTCTTGATATTCTGGGGCATACCAGAAAACTCAAAGTCCAGGATATCAACGTCAAACTTAAGAAGATCTTCCAGGACATCCTTCAAATCACCGCATACATGTAATATTACGGGAATATTCACGGAGTTGCTGATGTATTCAACCGCTGTTTTAGATACCTCAATATCCTCTGCACCTGTTGATATAAACGGTTCATCAATTTGAATGGCACATGCTCCACTTTTTTCAAGTTCCCTTGCCTCATAACTTAATGCCTTTGCTATGTCAAAAATGGCGTTTTTCTTTGATGAATAAAAGTGGTCAATAATTGATGAGTGAACAATAGTTGTAGGGCCCGTGATTATCCCCTTAATTCCCCTTTGTTGATGGGCATATATTTTATCAAGGGATGCATTTAACTGAAACCTGTTGTCTAATGATTTTGCTGTTTTGAATGCAAAATGCAAATCCTTTGAGGATATTCCGCGTGCTGCAGGGGTAATTTTTCCCTTGATGTGGGCGGTATTATCTATAATCTTAAAACCAAAAATCTTGCTTGCAAAGATTTTCACCATGTCCTCTCTTACCTGCCCGTCACATATTATGTCAATGTCACATTCAACAAAATTTGTAACAGCATTAACAATCGCCTGCTTGTATGGGTCGAATAAGCCTAATGAATAGGATATTTTTTCATTAAATGTTTGGGCTTTATGGGTATGTGTAGGATAACTACCAACTACTGTTGTTATAATATTCATAATTTTCAATCCGTAACTAAGATAATTTTTTATTCAAAAATTTTATCACTAAATAATTATTTGTAATTAACCATTAAAAAATTTTTCAAGTAGTCCATATAATAACCTAAATATGCTAATTTCTTAATTTGATTTAAACAAGTTTGTCCTTAATATTTCATCGGATGACTCTTTAAATTCCAATAAAAATAATTTACATTAAAAAAAGAAAAATTGGAGGTTAAATCAACGTTTAGTAGTAACTGTGTGGGCTAATATTAATGCACTTAGGAATAAGTATGTGACCATTGCAGAACCATTTATTGTCCTGGTAATAATGAACAATCCCAGTATGGTTTGGGCTATAAATGCTGCAAGTGAACCCGTCAGTAATGCTTCACGTCCATAATACTTTTTGTTGCCGCGTTCACGTTCTGCCTTGTATTTTCTTAGAATAACCAATCCTATAATAATAACTGCTAAAATCCATATTATTGTTATTGCTAATGCCACATATCCAAAGTCATATCCAATACCAAAAATACCTGGTAAGAAGTAATCGATTACGTCCTTTTTAGTCACCAATATACCGTAGAATAATGGGAATGGGAGACCTAAACTGGTAATGTATGTTAATGGTAATGAAATGTACCCATCACTGTTTCCTAGACCTGAACTTCCCCAATATGTTGAGTTTGCAGTGTGACCCCATAAGTTGGTGTTGTCTATTACTAGTTTTAAACTAGCAAACTGATTTAAATTCATACGATCAATTCTTGCAAGAGGACTTATAATTTCCATGTGGAATAATTGTGCAATGCCTTCTAAAGCTCCAAATAATATCAATATTCCTATTATTAACAATCCGATTGTTCTAAGGGATACCGGGGACTTTTTATTATGCATCTTATTGATTATTAAGAATCCTGCAATTAATCCAAGAACCCACATAATTAAGAAGTCACGGTGTACAATTGCTCCAAATATTGTGATTGCACCTGTAATTATATATAATAATAACGTGATGCTCGATGTCTTGACATCCAGCATCTTCATTATGGGTATCGTAGCCCAGGAAGTAACCACTCCCAGAATTGCTATTGGACCATAAGGGTGTGTAAATTCATGGTGGCTTAAAAATGGTACTACTAAACACAATGCATCAAAACCAAATGCTACTGTAATTCCTCCACCTATCACTATTGATAATAGGAATACTATACTGTAATTTAAAGGTACGAAGTTTAACAATAGTAATACTCCTATATGTATGAGTATAGCGAATTCTAAAATCAATGTAAGGTGATTAGTTGCTATAAGTGCCATGTATTCATCTATCCTCCATATTGTCACTTGTTGGATTAACCAATATCATAATCCTATTTCTATATTTATATTGATAATTTGTTTTATTAATAGTTATTTGATATTAATTTTTAAATAATTTTTTCATGAGACTTGGCCAAAAGTATTTTAAAACAAAAAAAAGTATTACTCATATAAGTCAAGAAGAAAAAAAAACTTCCATAAACATATATTTTATAATACAACCATTTTTTTCATTTTAAAGCAAGTAAACAATAAACAGCATAACAGTTCTTTCTTTCTTATTAAAGATTTAAAACCCAGAAATAATCATACTGCATGGAGAACTCTCTTTTGCCTTTGTTCAAATCAAATAACGACAAACATGTGATAATAACAATAATGGACAATAAGGGATAAACATTTTTTTTATATTGCATCTATTATATATCTGGATGTCTTGGTTATAATTTGATTTTACTTGGAGTAGTCTGGACCCACTTACACAATAGCTCAAAATTGAACCTATGCTTACATTTTCTTATAATATTGGCTGCAGCGTTTACATCTGCGTTAATAATTTTTCCATTTTGTGTTTCGTATAATCCACGTTTGATTCTATTGCCCTTAAATTCATATTTAACTTTATCCTCCTCTTTTTCATCATCTTTTTCTTGGTATTCTGGTAGTATGTCTTCATCTAGGAAGCTGCTTTGGCTTGTGTATGATTCTTCCTGTATTATAAGGTCTATTTCGTGTATTTGGCATCGTGTTTCTAGTTTTTGTTTGAATTGTTTGAATGCTATGTGTGAAAATATTTGGTTTTGTTTTTTTCCCATATTGGTCTTGTGCTGGAAATTATTGTTGTATCCAAGCACAATTGTACCTACATCTTGTTGTTTGCATTTTTTTATGATGAAGTTTACTGTTTGGTTGAGGAAGTTGTCTTGTATGTTTTTGAATTTTTGGTTTATTTTTTGGATTCTATTGGATGTTTTATGTCCTTGTTTATTAAGTATTGATTGGTAGTGTGCTGTTTTCTTACATTTGAAGTATATTTGATTTTTTAATTTTCTCCCGTCCACAATTGCACGTGAGGCCCTTCGGTTGTAACAATTGTTGCAAAATTATTTACACCAGGATCAATACCCATAATTTTATTCTTATCCAAATCCAGTGGCTCTTTTTCAGCTTCATAAGTGAAATTTGCCTTAAACATCTTTCCATTATTTATAGGAATGATTTCCACTTGAATAATCTTTTTATCTCGTATATTCTCAGGAATTTTTATTCTAGGTCTACAATTCTTTGATTCCAAAAGTTTCTTATAATTTCTACTTAAGGGTAATTCTATAA is part of the Methanosphaera sp. BMS genome and harbors:
- a CDS encoding methionine synthase, which produces MNIITTVVGSYPTHTHKAQTFNEKISYSLGLFDPYKQAIVNAVTNFVECDIDIICDGQVREDMVKIFASKIFGFKIIDNTAHIKGKITPAARGISSKDLHFAFKTAKSLDNRFQLNASLDKIYAHQQRGIKGIITGPTTIVHSSIIDHFYSSKKNAIFDIAKALSYEARELEKSGACAIQIDEPFISTGAEDIEVSKTAVEYISNSVNIPVILHVCGDLKDVLEDLLKFDVDILDFEFSGMPQNIKTLKKAWTPECNKQIGIGCLNTKLESVDDESDVRKTVTDVCKIIDKENLLIDPDCGMRMLDDDIARGKLEVIQSIRNNGV
- a CDS encoding IS200/IS605 family accessory protein TnpB-related protein — its product is MDGRKLKNQIYFKCKKTAHYQSILNKQGHKTSNRIQKINQKFKNIQDNFLNQTVNFIIKKCKQQDVGTIVLGYNNNFQHKTNMGKKQNQIFSHIAFKQFKQKLETRCQIHEIDLIIQEESYTSQSSFLDEDILPEYQEKDDEKEEDKVKYEFKGNRIKRGLYETQNGKIINADVNAAANIIRKCKHRFNFELLCKWVQTTPSKIKL